Proteins from a single region of Coregonus clupeaformis isolate EN_2021a chromosome 19, ASM2061545v1, whole genome shotgun sequence:
- the LOC121532262 gene encoding synembryn-B-like isoform X1, protein MDLNSILSQLETDNEEDIERLLHQYNGENNLTFNFDPKEEDLRSMLCQGLLTVLGRQVGPRCQSTCLETLRILSRDKQVLGPVGTREGMLVLAGLARLPGGEGCDSLQEEVQTEENERVVVEALKCLCNVVFNSAAAQQVGADVQLARGLCARLHAARAGRHEVGLFSLRLLFLLSALRPDVRGGLRRELRAVGLLTEVLECTLDVRWVGPYEAAPPDPQALPIPAEDNERAMEALKALFNLTLSDTSDEDGDHQLRLITAIMRHLLMLKTQTEDKTEEAHSHAINLLSNLPVSCLDVLIDVPVQGGQEEYSGKNMDVVQVLLDFMEKRIDKQGANYKEGLTPVLSLLTEGSRYHREIRRYIKTQVLPPLKEVKVRPEIGSTVRNKLVRLMTHVDMGVKQSAAEFLFVLCKENVDNLLKYTGYGNAAGLLVARGLLAGGRGETHYSDDEDSDTEEYKSAKPFINPITGHVEEPMPNPIEEMTEEQKEYEAQELVNMFDKLSRQQLIRPMGVRRDGTLAPLEEALRQPTTDSCSSDSD, encoded by the exons atggatttaaacaGTATCCTGTCGCAGCTCGAAACTGACAATGAAGAGGACATTGAAAGGCTTTTGCACCAGTACAACGGAGAG AATAATCTCACATTCAACTTTGATCCAAAAGAGGAGGATCTACGAAGT ATGCTGTGTCAGGGCCTGCTGACTGTGCTGGGTAGGCAGGTTGGTCCCCGCTGCCAGAGCACCTGCCTGGAGACCCTCCGCATTCTGTCCCGGGACAAGCAGGTCCTGGGCCCTGTGGGCACCCGGGAGGGCATGCTGGTCCTGGCCGGGCTTGCTCGGTTGCCGGGGGGAGAAGGGTGTGACAGCCTACAGGAGGAGGTCCAGACAGAGGAGAATGAGAGGGTGGTGGTGGAGGCCCTCAAGTGCCTGTGTAACGTGGTGTTCAACAGCGCAGCGGCGCAGCAGGTGGGCGCCGACGTGCAGCTGGCACGGGGTCTGTGTGCCCGCCTGCACGCCGCCCGTGCTGGGCGCCACGAGGTGGGCCTGTTCTCCCTGCGCCTGCTCTTCCTGCTCTCAGCACTGCGGCCAGACGTCCGGGGGGGCCTCAGGAGGGAGCTGCGTGCCGTGGGGCTCCTCACAGAGGTGCTGGAGTGTACCCTGGATGTACGCTGGGTGGGCCCCTACGAGGCGGCCCCTCCGGACCCCCAGGCCCTGCCCATCCCTGCTGAAGACAATGAGAGGGCCATGGAGGCCCTGAAAGCCCTGTTCAACCTCACGCTGTCTGACACTAGCGACGAG GATGGTGACCACCAGCTCCGCCTCATCACTGCCATCATGCGCCATCTATTGATgctaaagactcagacagaggacAAAACAGAGGAAGCACACAG ccatGCAATCAACTTGCTTAGTAACCTGCCTGTGTCTTGTCTGGATGTGCTGATTGACGTGCCCGTCCAGGGGGGCCAGGAGGAGTACAGCGGGAAGAACATGGACGTTGTGCAGGTGCTACTGGACTTCATGGAGAAGAGGATAGACAAG CAGGGCGCCAACTACAAAGAGGGGCTGACCCCAGTTCTCAGCCTGCTGACAGAGGGCTCCAGGTACCACAGGGAGATCCGCCGATACATCAAGACACAG gtgCTGCCCCCTCTGAAAGAGGTCAAGGTCCGGCCGGAGATCGGGTCCACCGTCAGGAACAAGCTGGTGCGCCTCATGACCCACGTGGACATGGGTGTGAAGCAGAGCGCAGCAGAGTTCCTATTCGTCCTCTGCAAAGAGAACG TGGACAACCTGTTGAAATACACAGGGTATGGTAACGCAGCAGGACTCCTGGTGGCTCGAGGCCTGCTGGCAGGGGGGCGAGGAGAGACACATTATTCAGACGACGAAGACTCCGACACTGAAGAGTACAAATCAGCTAAACCTTT catCAACCCCATCACGGGCCATGTGGAGGAGCCCATGCCTAACCCCATAGAGGAGATGACTGAGGAGCAGAAAGAGTACGAGGCCCAGGAACTAGTCAACATGTTCGACAAGTTGTCAAG
- the LOC121532263 gene encoding transcription factor RFX4-like isoform X2, which yields MHCGLLEEPDMDSTDEEKENNRASKPHSTPATLQWLEQNYEIAEGVCIPRSALYMHYLDFCEKHDTQPVNAASFGKIIRQQFPQLTTRRLGTRGQSKYHYYGIAVKESSQYYDVMYSKKGAAWVNETGKKEVTKQTVAYSPRSKLGTLLPDFPNVKDLNLPASLPEEKVSTFIMMYRTHCQRILDTVIRANFDEVQSFLLHFWQGMPPHMLPVLGSSTVVNIVGVCDSILYKAISGVLMPTVLQALPDSLTQVIRKFAKQLDEWLKVALHDLPENLRNIKFELSRRFSQVLKRQTSLNHLCQASRTVIHSADITFQMMEDWRNVDLNSITKQTLYTMEDTWEEHRRLIIHLYQEFDHLLEEQSPIEAYIEWLDSMVDRCVVKVAGKRPGCLKKVAQQFLLMWSCFGTRVIRDMTLHSAPSFGSFHLIHLMFDDYVLYLLESLHCQERANELMRSMKAEGSTAEQEEEMMLTETTPTSTSPGPFSPAKSVTSVGVPAVSSPTAAQSPEYTGATATTGAVQSYTWSLTYTVTTSGGTPPEGGQQQHCIRSGAPVPPPSSAHRLPVYTHRDEHGFTGSYNYGSYSNQHPHSIQSQYPSLAHEPGIPAPLHYPAYHRTSAQYPLNSQMSRMEPCLMGGAPRLHPTTVAPRWADVSPANSCYTSPPMHSSRYAASGDMYSPLAPRRNSEYEHSQHFPGFAYINGEATTGWAK from the exons ATGAGGAGAAAGAAAACAACAGGGCTTCTAAACCACATTCAACACCAGCTACCCTACAATG gctggagcagaactatgaGATTGCAGAAGGGGTTTGTATCCCCCGTAGTGCTCTCTACATGCACTACCTGGACTTCTGTGAGAAGCACGACACACAGCCTGTCAACGCCGCCAGCTTTGGGAAG ATTATTAGACAACAGTTTCCACAACTGACCACAAGAAGACTGGGGACCAGGGGCCAATCAAA GTACCACTACTATGGCATCGCTGTGAAGGAGAGCTCCCAGTACTACGACGTGATGTACTCCAAGAAGGGGGCGGCGTGGGTGAACGAGACAGGCAAGAAGGAGGTCACCAAGCAGACAGTGGCATATTCACCACGCTCCAAACTGGGGACGCTCCTGCCAGACTTTCCAAATGTCAAAGACTTAAATCTGCCCGCCAGTCTGCCAGAGGAGAAG GTGTCAACGTTTATCATGATGTACAGAACTCACTGCCAGAGGATACTGGACACAGTAATACGTGCCAACTTTGACGAG GTCCAGAGCTTCCTGCTGCACTTTTGGCAGGGCATGCCCCCCCACATGCTCCCTGTCCTGGGCTCCTCCACTGTGGTCAACATTGTGGGCGTCTGTGACTCCATTCTTTACAAGGCAATCTCTGGGGTTCTTATGCCCACCGTCCTGCAAGCACTGCCTGATAG TTTGACCCAGGTGATCCGGAAGTTTGCCAAACAGCTGGACGAGTGGCTTAAAGTAGCACTTCACGACCTGCCTGAAAACCTGAGGAATATCAAATTCGAAT TATCTAGAAGATTTTCTCAGGTTCTCAAGCGGCAGACATCTTTGAACCATCTATGTCAG GCGTCGCGGACGGTGATCCACAGTGCAGACATCACCTTTCAGATGATGGAGGACTGGAGGAACGTGGACCTGAACAGCATCACCAAGCAGACACTTTACACCATGGAGGACACATGGGAGGAGCACCGGCGGCTCATCATCCACT TGTACCAGGAGTTTGACCATCTGCTGGAGGAGCAGTCTCCTATAGAGGCCTACATCGAGTGGCTGGACTCCATGGTGGACCGCTGTGTTGTCAAG GTGGCAGGAAAGAGGCCCGGGTGCCTGAAGAAGGTGGCCCAACAGTTCCTGCTCATGTGGTCGTGCTTCGGGACCCGAGTCATCCGGGATATGACCCTCCACAGTGCGCCTAGCTTCG GCTCGTTCCACCTGATCCACCTGATGTTTGATGACTATGTGCTGTACCTGCTGGAGTCCCTGCACTGCCAGGAGAGGGCCAACGAGCTCATGAGGTCCATGAAGGCAGAGGGCAGCACAG CTGAGCAAGAGGAAGAGATGATGCTGACGGAGACCACGCCCACCTCCACGTCCCCAGGGCCCTTCTCCCCGGCCAAGTCTGTCACCTCAGTGGGGGTCCCAGCCGTCAGCTCCCCCACCGCTGCTCAGTCCCCAGAGTATACAGGGGCCACAGCCACCACAG GCGCTGTTCAGTCATATACCTGGTCCCTTACGTACACAGTGACAACGTCAGGCGGCACTCCTCCCGAGGGCGGACAGCAGCAGCACTGCATTCGCAGCGGTGCACCCGTGCCCCCTCCCTCCTCCGCCCATCGACTGCCAGTCTACACCCACAGGGACGAGCACGG GTTCACTGGGAGCTATAACTATGGGAGCTACTCCAACCAGCACCCCCACTCCATCCAGAGCCAGTACCCCAGTCTGGCCCATGAACCGGGCATCCCTGCCCCCCTCCACTATCCCGCTTACCACCGCACCTCTGCACAG TACCCGCTCAATAGCCAGATGTCTCGGATGGAGCCATGCTTGATGGGAGGTGCTCCTCGGCTGCACCCTACGACCGTGGCCCCACGATGGGCGGATGTCTCCCCAGCCAACAGCTGTTATACTAGTCCCCCTATGCACTCCTCCCGCTACGCCGCCTCTGGAGACATGTACTCCCCCCTGGCCCCTCGCAGGAACTCTGAGTACGAACACTCACAACACTTTCCCGGCTTCGCCTACATCAATGGAGAGGCCACCACAGGCTGGGCCAAGTAG
- the LOC121532263 gene encoding transcription factor RFX4-like isoform X1, translating to MHCGLLEEPDMDSTESWIERCLNESESKRYSSHTSLGNTSNDENEEKENNRASKPHSTPATLQWLEQNYEIAEGVCIPRSALYMHYLDFCEKHDTQPVNAASFGKIIRQQFPQLTTRRLGTRGQSKYHYYGIAVKESSQYYDVMYSKKGAAWVNETGKKEVTKQTVAYSPRSKLGTLLPDFPNVKDLNLPASLPEEKVSTFIMMYRTHCQRILDTVIRANFDEVQSFLLHFWQGMPPHMLPVLGSSTVVNIVGVCDSILYKAISGVLMPTVLQALPDSLTQVIRKFAKQLDEWLKVALHDLPENLRNIKFELSRRFSQVLKRQTSLNHLCQASRTVIHSADITFQMMEDWRNVDLNSITKQTLYTMEDTWEEHRRLIIHLYQEFDHLLEEQSPIEAYIEWLDSMVDRCVVKVAGKRPGCLKKVAQQFLLMWSCFGTRVIRDMTLHSAPSFGSFHLIHLMFDDYVLYLLESLHCQERANELMRSMKAEGSTAEQEEEMMLTETTPTSTSPGPFSPAKSVTSVGVPAVSSPTAAQSPEYTGATATTGAVQSYTWSLTYTVTTSGGTPPEGGQQQHCIRSGAPVPPPSSAHRLPVYTHRDEHGFTGSYNYGSYSNQHPHSIQSQYPSLAHEPGIPAPLHYPAYHRTSAQYPLNSQMSRMEPCLMGGAPRLHPTTVAPRWADVSPANSCYTSPPMHSSRYAASGDMYSPLAPRRNSEYEHSQHFPGFAYINGEATTGWAK from the exons AGAGCTGGATTGAAAGATGCCTCAACGAGAGCGAGAGCAAGCGGTATTCCAGTCACACGTCCCTGGGGAATACGTCCAATGACGAAA ATGAGGAGAAAGAAAACAACAGGGCTTCTAAACCACATTCAACACCAGCTACCCTACAATG gctggagcagaactatgaGATTGCAGAAGGGGTTTGTATCCCCCGTAGTGCTCTCTACATGCACTACCTGGACTTCTGTGAGAAGCACGACACACAGCCTGTCAACGCCGCCAGCTTTGGGAAG ATTATTAGACAACAGTTTCCACAACTGACCACAAGAAGACTGGGGACCAGGGGCCAATCAAA GTACCACTACTATGGCATCGCTGTGAAGGAGAGCTCCCAGTACTACGACGTGATGTACTCCAAGAAGGGGGCGGCGTGGGTGAACGAGACAGGCAAGAAGGAGGTCACCAAGCAGACAGTGGCATATTCACCACGCTCCAAACTGGGGACGCTCCTGCCAGACTTTCCAAATGTCAAAGACTTAAATCTGCCCGCCAGTCTGCCAGAGGAGAAG GTGTCAACGTTTATCATGATGTACAGAACTCACTGCCAGAGGATACTGGACACAGTAATACGTGCCAACTTTGACGAG GTCCAGAGCTTCCTGCTGCACTTTTGGCAGGGCATGCCCCCCCACATGCTCCCTGTCCTGGGCTCCTCCACTGTGGTCAACATTGTGGGCGTCTGTGACTCCATTCTTTACAAGGCAATCTCTGGGGTTCTTATGCCCACCGTCCTGCAAGCACTGCCTGATAG TTTGACCCAGGTGATCCGGAAGTTTGCCAAACAGCTGGACGAGTGGCTTAAAGTAGCACTTCACGACCTGCCTGAAAACCTGAGGAATATCAAATTCGAAT TATCTAGAAGATTTTCTCAGGTTCTCAAGCGGCAGACATCTTTGAACCATCTATGTCAG GCGTCGCGGACGGTGATCCACAGTGCAGACATCACCTTTCAGATGATGGAGGACTGGAGGAACGTGGACCTGAACAGCATCACCAAGCAGACACTTTACACCATGGAGGACACATGGGAGGAGCACCGGCGGCTCATCATCCACT TGTACCAGGAGTTTGACCATCTGCTGGAGGAGCAGTCTCCTATAGAGGCCTACATCGAGTGGCTGGACTCCATGGTGGACCGCTGTGTTGTCAAG GTGGCAGGAAAGAGGCCCGGGTGCCTGAAGAAGGTGGCCCAACAGTTCCTGCTCATGTGGTCGTGCTTCGGGACCCGAGTCATCCGGGATATGACCCTCCACAGTGCGCCTAGCTTCG GCTCGTTCCACCTGATCCACCTGATGTTTGATGACTATGTGCTGTACCTGCTGGAGTCCCTGCACTGCCAGGAGAGGGCCAACGAGCTCATGAGGTCCATGAAGGCAGAGGGCAGCACAG CTGAGCAAGAGGAAGAGATGATGCTGACGGAGACCACGCCCACCTCCACGTCCCCAGGGCCCTTCTCCCCGGCCAAGTCTGTCACCTCAGTGGGGGTCCCAGCCGTCAGCTCCCCCACCGCTGCTCAGTCCCCAGAGTATACAGGGGCCACAGCCACCACAG GCGCTGTTCAGTCATATACCTGGTCCCTTACGTACACAGTGACAACGTCAGGCGGCACTCCTCCCGAGGGCGGACAGCAGCAGCACTGCATTCGCAGCGGTGCACCCGTGCCCCCTCCCTCCTCCGCCCATCGACTGCCAGTCTACACCCACAGGGACGAGCACGG GTTCACTGGGAGCTATAACTATGGGAGCTACTCCAACCAGCACCCCCACTCCATCCAGAGCCAGTACCCCAGTCTGGCCCATGAACCGGGCATCCCTGCCCCCCTCCACTATCCCGCTTACCACCGCACCTCTGCACAG TACCCGCTCAATAGCCAGATGTCTCGGATGGAGCCATGCTTGATGGGAGGTGCTCCTCGGCTGCACCCTACGACCGTGGCCCCACGATGGGCGGATGTCTCCCCAGCCAACAGCTGTTATACTAGTCCCCCTATGCACTCCTCCCGCTACGCCGCCTCTGGAGACATGTACTCCCCCCTGGCCCCTCGCAGGAACTCTGAGTACGAACACTCACAACACTTTCCCGGCTTCGCCTACATCAATGGAGAGGCCACCACAGGCTGGGCCAAGTAG
- the LOC121532262 gene encoding synembryn-B-like isoform X2 codes for MDLNSILSQLETDNEEDIERLLHQYNGENNLTFNFDPKEEDLRSMLCQGLLTVLGRQVGPRCQSTCLETLRILSRDKQVLGPVGTREGMLVLAGLARLPGGEGCDSLQEEVQTEENERVVVEALKCLCNVVFNSAAAQQVGADVQLARGLCARLHAARAGRHEVGLFSLRLLFLLSALRPDVRGGLRRELRAVGLLTEVLECTLDVRWVGPYEAAPPDPQALPIPAEDNERAMEALKALFNLTLSDTSDEDGDHQLRLITAIMRHLLMLKTQTEDKTEEAHSHAINLLSNLPVSCLDVLIDVPVQGGQEEYSGKNMDVVQVLLDFMEKRIDKGANYKEGLTPVLSLLTEGSRYHREIRRYIKTQVLPPLKEVKVRPEIGSTVRNKLVRLMTHVDMGVKQSAAEFLFVLCKENVDNLLKYTGYGNAAGLLVARGLLAGGRGETHYSDDEDSDTEEYKSAKPFINPITGHVEEPMPNPIEEMTEEQKEYEAQELVNMFDKLSRQQLIRPMGVRRDGTLAPLEEALRQPTTDSCSSDSD; via the exons atggatttaaacaGTATCCTGTCGCAGCTCGAAACTGACAATGAAGAGGACATTGAAAGGCTTTTGCACCAGTACAACGGAGAG AATAATCTCACATTCAACTTTGATCCAAAAGAGGAGGATCTACGAAGT ATGCTGTGTCAGGGCCTGCTGACTGTGCTGGGTAGGCAGGTTGGTCCCCGCTGCCAGAGCACCTGCCTGGAGACCCTCCGCATTCTGTCCCGGGACAAGCAGGTCCTGGGCCCTGTGGGCACCCGGGAGGGCATGCTGGTCCTGGCCGGGCTTGCTCGGTTGCCGGGGGGAGAAGGGTGTGACAGCCTACAGGAGGAGGTCCAGACAGAGGAGAATGAGAGGGTGGTGGTGGAGGCCCTCAAGTGCCTGTGTAACGTGGTGTTCAACAGCGCAGCGGCGCAGCAGGTGGGCGCCGACGTGCAGCTGGCACGGGGTCTGTGTGCCCGCCTGCACGCCGCCCGTGCTGGGCGCCACGAGGTGGGCCTGTTCTCCCTGCGCCTGCTCTTCCTGCTCTCAGCACTGCGGCCAGACGTCCGGGGGGGCCTCAGGAGGGAGCTGCGTGCCGTGGGGCTCCTCACAGAGGTGCTGGAGTGTACCCTGGATGTACGCTGGGTGGGCCCCTACGAGGCGGCCCCTCCGGACCCCCAGGCCCTGCCCATCCCTGCTGAAGACAATGAGAGGGCCATGGAGGCCCTGAAAGCCCTGTTCAACCTCACGCTGTCTGACACTAGCGACGAG GATGGTGACCACCAGCTCCGCCTCATCACTGCCATCATGCGCCATCTATTGATgctaaagactcagacagaggacAAAACAGAGGAAGCACACAG ccatGCAATCAACTTGCTTAGTAACCTGCCTGTGTCTTGTCTGGATGTGCTGATTGACGTGCCCGTCCAGGGGGGCCAGGAGGAGTACAGCGGGAAGAACATGGACGTTGTGCAGGTGCTACTGGACTTCATGGAGAAGAGGATAGACAAG GGCGCCAACTACAAAGAGGGGCTGACCCCAGTTCTCAGCCTGCTGACAGAGGGCTCCAGGTACCACAGGGAGATCCGCCGATACATCAAGACACAG gtgCTGCCCCCTCTGAAAGAGGTCAAGGTCCGGCCGGAGATCGGGTCCACCGTCAGGAACAAGCTGGTGCGCCTCATGACCCACGTGGACATGGGTGTGAAGCAGAGCGCAGCAGAGTTCCTATTCGTCCTCTGCAAAGAGAACG TGGACAACCTGTTGAAATACACAGGGTATGGTAACGCAGCAGGACTCCTGGTGGCTCGAGGCCTGCTGGCAGGGGGGCGAGGAGAGACACATTATTCAGACGACGAAGACTCCGACACTGAAGAGTACAAATCAGCTAAACCTTT catCAACCCCATCACGGGCCATGTGGAGGAGCCCATGCCTAACCCCATAGAGGAGATGACTGAGGAGCAGAAAGAGTACGAGGCCCAGGAACTAGTCAACATGTTCGACAAGTTGTCAAG